Sequence from the Bacillota bacterium genome:
ATGGGGTTAGTTAACGGGAAACTGGAAGTAGTTGGAAAAGAAGTAAGCGAGGTATCCCTTGAAATTCTGGATCAAATGGTGCAGCCGGCAAGTGAGCTGATTACTCTTTTCAGTGGGGAAAAGACCACGGAGGAAGAAGCCGAGTCCTTAGTGGCTGCGGTCAGGGAACGGTTTTCGGACTGCGACGTGGAGTTACATGTGGGCGGACAGCCTCTCTATTACTATCTGATAGCGGTGGAGTGATCTATTGGAGATAATGTTCGCCTGCACCGGAACCGATGCCGGGGTGCAGGGCTGCATTGAGCCCACCGGCTATTATACGGGCCATGTCAGCGATAAGGGCGTCGATTTCCTTGGGGGTAACGAACAGATCTTCCCAGCGCGCCGGTAAGAGTTGTTCCAACAGATCAGTCTGGTTTTGAGCCGGCAGGGCAGATTCTAGTTCAGTGGGGCTGACCACATTGTGCCTTACCAGGGCCTGAGAGAATAGTTCCAGCGCATCTCCAGCCAAAGTGGAAGCGTGGATTACAGTGGGCACTCCAATGGCAATAACGCGGGTACCCAATGCTTCTTCTGTCAGCCCCAGGCGCTTGTTACCTACACCGGAGCCGGGATGAATCCCGCTGTCGGCCAGTTGGACAGTGGTGCTGACCCGATGCAGGCTGCGGGAGGCCAGTGCGTCCACCGCTATTACCAGGTCAGGATGAATATGCTGAACAACACCGCGCACTATTTCTTCAGTCTCAATACCGGTCAACCCCAGCACTCCAGGGGCCAAAGCAGCTACAGAACGCAGACCTCCTCTTAGTTCCTGCGGGGCGTACTCGAACAGGTGTCGCGTTACCAT
This genomic interval carries:
- a CDS encoding GPR endopeptidase, whose product is MAALPGRHYFFYKGADSVPYTFSASIRTDLALEAHEALHQKDPQQRVPGVDTLTRSTPNTKVTKVKITSADGAQSLGKPPGTYITIEAPTLRLGGHVIADEVAQVLTEELSALANLSQEATILVIGLGNWNATPDALGPRVVDNLMVTRHLFEYAPQELRGGLRSVAALAPGVLGLTGIETEEIVRGVVQHIHPDLVIAVDALASRSLHRVSTTVQLADSGIHPGSGVGNKRLGLTEEALGTRVIAIGVPTVIHASTLAGDALELFSQALVRHNVVSPTELESALPAQNQTDLLEQLLPARWEDLFVTPKEIDALIADMARIIAGGLNAALHPGIGSGAGEHYLQ